A single region of the Triticum dicoccoides isolate Atlit2015 ecotype Zavitan chromosome 2B, WEW_v2.0, whole genome shotgun sequence genome encodes:
- the LOC119364911 gene encoding thioredoxin M2, chloroplastic-like: protein MASAVSLAASSSPLAAFAATSPSRAGAPRPHHALPPARGPRSQAQALRAVSGPAGSRRWGTGRGATVVCAVQGQDTTIQVPDVTKTTWQSLVIESKIPVLVEFWASWCGPCKMIEPVIGKLSKEYEGKLKCYKLNTDENPDIASQYGVRSIPTMMIFKNGEKKDAVIGAVPESTLITCIEKFTER, encoded by the exons ATGGcctccgccgtctccctcgccgcctcctcctcgcccctcGCCGCCTTCGCTGCCACCTCGCCCTCGCGCGCGGGGGCGCCGCGGCCCCACCACGCGCTCCCGCCCGCCCGCGGCCCGCGGTCCCAGGCCCAGGCACTCCGCGCGGTCTCAGGCCCCGCCGGGAGCCGCCGGTGGGGCACCGGCCGCGGCGCGACGGTCGTCTGCGCCGTCCAGGGCCAGGACACCACCATCCAAG TTCCCGATGTCACGAAGACAACATGGCAATCACTTGTTATAGAGAGCAAGATTCCTGTTCTTGTTGAATTCTGGGCTTCATGGTGTGGACCTTGCAAAATGATTGAACCGGTTATTGGTAAGCTGTCAAAGGAGTATGAAGGGAAGCTGAAATGCTACAAGCTCAACACTGATGAGAATCCAGACATAGCAAGCCAGTATGGCGTCCGGAGCATCCCAACCATGATGATCTTCAAGAATGGCGAGAAAAAGGACGCGGTGATCGGAGCAGTACCTGAAAGCACGCTGATCACATGCATTGAGAAGTTTACCGAGAGGTAA